The following DNA comes from Arthrobacter sp. SLBN-83.
GGCGACGTCGAGGGCTTCAGGCAGCGTGAAGGCTCCGGAGTACAGGGCTTTGCCGACGATGGCGCCTTCCACGCCCAGCGGGACCAGCGAGCGGAGGACCTTGAGGTCGTCCAGGCTGGAGATTCCGCCGGAGGCCACCACCGGCTTGCCCGTCTTCTCCACCATCTGCCGCAGGAGTTCCACGTTCGGTCCCTGCAGGGTGCCGTCCTTGGTTACGTCGGTCACCACGTACCGGGCGCAGCCGGCCTCTTCGAGGCGGCCCAGGACGTCCCACAGGTCCCCGCCTTCCTTTGTCCAGCCGCGGCCTGCAAGGGTGGTGCCACGAACGTCGAGCCCGACGGCAATCTTGTCGCCGAAGCGGTCGATGGCCCGGGCGGTCCACTCGGGGTTCTCCAGCGCTGCGGTGCCCAGGTTGACGCGGGCAACGCCCAGGTCAAGAGCTGCTTCGAGGGTCTCGTCGTCGCGGAGCCCGCCGGAGAGTTCCACCTTGATGTCCAGCCGGCCCACCACCTCACGGAGCAGTTCCGCGTTGGATCCGCGCCCAAAAGCGGCGTCGAGGTCCACCAGGTGGACCCACTCGGCGCCCTGCTGCTGCCAGTTGAGCGCCGCTTCGAGGGGGGTGCCGTAGCTGGTCTCGCTGCCGGCCTCGCCTTGGACCAGCCGAACGGCCTGGCCATTAACGACGTCGACGGCGGGCAGCAGTTCAAGTACCGGCAGGTCATGTGCGGTGGTCATACTCATCCTCGGTGTTGGTTCGTGGGCTCAAGGCATTTGGCGGGAATTGGGGCTGGGCCTGGCGTTGCGGGTCTACCGTCGGGCTGCCAATGGGAGTCTGACCACCGGTGGTCAGCTGGCCGGCAGCGTGAGCAAATAGGCGGCGAGCAGCGACATTGCGGCCAGGACGTAGAAGACAACCTGCGTCCAGACGGGCTTGCGCTGCTGCCGGAACGAGATGCCGCCGCCAATCAAAAGGCCGGCGAGGCCCGTCAGCAGTACGGGCCACATCTAGGCGCCGCTGCCGGCATCGGCTGATGCTGCTCCGGAGCCGGTTTCGCCGTTGGCCGGTTTGCGCAGGCCTTCCACCCAGTTGCGCAGCAGACGCGCGCCGGCGTCTCCTGACTTTTCCGGGTGGAACTGGGTGGCGCAGAGCGGCCCGTTTTCAACCGCCGCAATGAACGGAGCGCCGTGCTCGGACCACGTGACCATCGGCGGAGCCATCCGCGGCTGAATCACATCGAAATTCCATTCCTGCACACCGTAAGAGTGCACGAAGTAGAAGCGCTCATTTTCGACGCCGGCAAAGAGCTTGGAACCTTCAGGAACCTTGACGGTGTTCCAGCCCATGTGCGGCACAACTTCCGCGGGAAGGGCCTCCACCTTTCCGGGCCATTCACCGATGCCTTCGGCTTCGGTGCCGTGCTCCACACCGGCCTCGAACAACACCTGGAGGCCAACACAAATGCCCAGCACCGGGCGGCCGCCGGCAACGCGCCTGCCGATGAGCCGGATGCCATCCACGGCCTTGAGTTCGCGCATCACGGTCTCGAAAGCGCCGACGCCGGGCACCACCAGTCCGTCCGCGTTCAGCACGTCCTCCGGCTTGGAGCTTAGGATCACTTCCGCACCGGCACGTTCCAGTGCGCGGACAGCGGACCTGACGTTCCCGGAACCGTAGTCCAGCACGGTGACGGTCGGTTTACCCTCGGGTGAAGGCAGCTTGCGTGAGGCCGAGGGGTCGATGATGGCCCCGTCCTTGAGGACCTGGCCGCTCACAGTGCGCCCTTGGTGGACGGGATGCCCTCAACGCGGGGATCAGGTTCGACGGCGGCGCGGAGGGCACGGGCGAAGGCTTTGAACTGAGCCTCGACGATGTGGTGCGGGTCCCGGCCGGCCAGTACGGTCATGTGCAGGCAGATGCCGGCGTGCAGCGTGATGGCTTCGAAAACGTGGCGGGTCAGGGACCCGGTGAAGTGGCCGCCGATCAGGTGGTACTCCTGGCCCGCCGGCTCGCCGCCGTGCACCAGGTAGGGGCGGCCGGAGACATCCACGACTGCATTGGCAAGCGCTTCATCCAGCGGCACGGTGGCCTCACCGAAACGTCGGATTCCCGCCTTGTTGCCCAGGGCAGTGCGCAGGACCTCGCCGAAGGTGATGGCAACGTCCTCCACGGTGTGGTGGACGTCGATGTGGGTGTCGCCGGTGGCCTTGACCGTCATGTCGATCAGGGAGTGCTTGCACAGGGCGGTCAGCATGTGGTCGTAGAACGGCACCGAAGTATCGATGTCAGACACCCCGGTTCCATCGAGATTGATCTCCACGAGCACGGAGGACTCGCTGGTGGCACGCTCCATGCGGGCGGTCCGGGCCGCAGCCGCATTCGATCCGGTTGGACTCATGGTGAAGGGATCCTTAGTGGGAGAAGAAGTGGTTCAAGGCGTCCAGCGCCGCACTACAAGTCTAGGCGGGAAGCGCGGCCTGGCCCGCAAGGATGCGTTCCAGGGAGGTAAGGAAGGCTGTGGTTTCCGCCTCAGTGCCCGCAGTCACCCGAAGGTGGCCGGGGATGCCAACGTCGCGGATCAGCACACCGGCGTCCAGCAGTTCCTGCCAGACCTGGTGGGGGTTTTCCAGGCCGCCGAAGAACACGTAGTTGGAATCGGAGGCTGCAGGCGTCAGGCCCATTCTGGTCAGTTCCGCCACGATCCGGTCCCGCTGGGCCTTAATGTCCTGGACGTCCGCCATCAGCGCTTCGCGGTGCTCAAGGGCGGCCAGCGCGGTGGCTTGCGTGATGGCTGAAAGGTGGTACGGCAGGCGCACCAGCCGCAGGGCGTCGGTGACCTCCGGCGCGGCAGCCATGTAGCCGAGGCGGGCGCCTGCCAGGGCGAACGCCTTGCTCATGGTGCGGGACACGATCAGCCGCTCCCGGCCGGGAAGCAGGGTCAGCGCGCTGGGCGTTCCGTCGTGCGCGAACTCATGGTAGGCCTCGTCCACGATCACAATGGCCTGGCTGGCCTCCCCGGCCTCATAGACAGCCTCCACGACATCCAGGCCGAGCCCGGTCCCCGTGGGATTGTTGGGCGAGCAGAGGAACACGATGTTCGGTTGCAGTTCCTTGACCTGGCGCGCGGCCGACTCTGCACTCAGGTCGTATCCTTCGGCGCGCTCCCCGGTGATGTACTGCGTGTCGGTCCCGCTGGCCAGCAGGGGGTACATGGAGTACGTGGGCGGGAAGCCCAGGGCCGTGCGGCCCGGGCCGCCGAAGGCCTGGAGGATCTGCTGCAGGACCTCATTGGAGCCGTTGGCTGCCCATACGTTGGTCTCGTCGAGGCCATGCCCGAGATACTCCGCCAAAGCTTTTCGGAGTTCCGTGAACTCCCGGTCCGGGTAGCGGTTCAGGCCTGCGGCGGCCTCCGTTACGGCGGCGCTGATGGCGGCCTGCACATCGGCAGGGACACCATGGGTGTTCTCATTGACGTTCAAAAGGATGGGGACGTCCAGTTGGGGCGCCCCGTAAGGGGTGAGCCCGCGAAGGTTGCTGCGGAGGGGAAGCCGGTTCAGACGCTCTAGCTGGTCGTTCACCTGAACAGTTTAGTTGCCGCAGCAACGACCGGAAAATGTGACGGGTGCTGTTCGCCCTCGGCGTGCGCCGCCCCGGCCACTCCGACCCCCTTATCCCGAGTGGGCAGCGAGGTTCAGTGTGTTGGGACGAACAGCTGCTGCCCCGGCAGAACTGAGCCGGCGCTGAGGTTGTTGAGCTGGACGATATCTGCCACCACATCCCGGGCGTCGCGGTCCGGATCAACCGCACCGGCGATGGTCCACAGCGACTGGCCCGGCTGCACCGTCACGGTGACCGTCGGGGTCACCGCCAGGTCCGCTGCGGAGTCGGAGGCCTTGGCCGGCGAGTTGAAGAACCCGGACAGCGACAGCAGGAGAACCGCGAGGAGTACCAGCGGGACTCCGATCAGGACGACCCTCCCGCGCCGGGTAAGGCGCAGGGGCGCGGAAGTCGGTGAAACCTGGTGACGAGATGAAGCTGACATGAACTGAGCCCTCCTGGACCTGCCGTGCTGCCCGGGTGTCCACCCGCGGCCGCCCTGACCATTCAGACCGCACCCGGAACTTCCTCCGGTCGGGTTTTCGAATAGGGCACGCGCTGGTTAGAACACATGTTCGAACTTTGCTTGTTAAGTTTTAGCACTTATCAACGAATATTGTCGAGACTCGCTAGAACAAATGTTTGAAAAAGCAATGCGGCTGGCCTAGCTTTGAAACCAAAGAACAACCACCCCTGAAGTTGAACAGCAGGGTCTGACAATGACAGTGGGAGTCCTTCCGCCGGCGCATACACACCAGCACCGGGGTGGACGATCCGGCGGCAAGCGAAAGGCATTGGCGAATATGGCAGCAGCAGCCGCCGGGGGCAGGACCGCCCCGCAAACCAAGAGGACCGCCAAGGGCCTGACCCCCCGGCAAAAGAAGATCCTCGAAACCATCCAGCGCTCGGTCAATGAGAACGGATACCCGCCCTCCATGCGCGAGATCGGCGATACCGTGGGGCTGGCAAGCCTGTCCAGCGTGACCCACCAGCTCTCCCAGCTGGAAAAACTGGGTTACCTGCGCCGCGATCCCAAGCGGCCGCGCGCCATGGAAGTGCTGATGCCCCTCACCCTGGACAGCGGTGCCGGTAAGGCCGCGGGCACCTCTCCTGCGCCCCAGCCCGCCGGTGGGGGCGCATCCGTGACCGAGCTTCCTACCGCGCTCGATACCGCAATGGTTCCGCTTGTGGGCCGGATCGCTGCCGGCGGTCCCATCCTGGCCGAGCAGCTGGTCGAGGATGTCATGCCCCTCCCCCGCCAGCTGGTGGGCCAGGGCGAGCTCTTCATGCTGCGCGTGGCCGGCGACTCCATGGTGGACGCCGCCATTTGCGACGGCGACTGGGTGGTGGTCCGGCGCCAGGCGGACGCAGCCAACGGGGACATCGTTGCAGCGCTGCTGGACGACGAAGCTACCGTCAAGACCCTCCGCCAGCGCGACGGCCACACTTGGCTACTCCCCCAGAACACGCAGTACGAACCCATCCTGGGCGACCACGCCACCATCATGGGCAAGGTCGTCTCGGTCCTGCGTTCGCTCTAGCCCGTTCCCTTCGGCTTATATCCGCCGGCCCAAGCCCCCACCAGGGGCGCCCGAGTCCGCCCCAGGCCCGCCCCCGTTCCATCGAGGCGGGCCTGGAGCGCTCTCCCGGACCTACCGGAGCGCGTCCGCGCCCAGCCTGGTGAGGGCTGCCAGCGCCTTGCTGCGGTCGGTGGTGGCCCAGAACGGTGGCAGGGCGCCCCGAAGGAATCCGGCGTACCGCTCGGTTGCCAGGCGGGAGTCGAGTACGGCCACAACCCCCTTGTCTCCCGTTGACCTGATCAGCCGCCCGGCGCCCTGGGCCAGGCGGATCGCAGCGTGGGTGGCTGAAACGGACATGAAGCCATTACCGCCTGCCTGCGCCACGGCACGCGAACGTGCCGTCATCAGGGGATCGTCCGGCCGCGGGAATGGAATCCGGTCAATCACCACCAGCCGGCACGAGCCGCCCGGGACGTCGACGCCCTGCCACAGGGACATGGTTCCGAAAAGGCAGGTGTCCGGTTCATCGGCGAACTGCTTAACCAGGGCAGTCATGGTCGATTCCCCCTGGCAGAGGACGGTCATATCCAGCTTGGGCCGGAGGGCGTCGGCGGCTTCCTCGGCTGCCCGCCGTGAGGAGAACAGGCACAGGGCTCCCCCACCGGACGCCTTGATGAGCGCTTCCAGTTCCTCCAGCGCCTCCGGGGACACGCCGCGGCCGGGCTTGGGCAGGTGCCCGGCGACGTAGAGGATGCCCTGCTTGGGGTAGTCGAAGGGTGAGCCGACATCCACACCGGTCCAGCTGGGAGCGCCGTCGCCGAGGAGGCCAAGCCCTCCTGCGGCGGGTTCAAAAGCGGAACCGATGGCCAGGGTGGCGGAAGTCAGCACCACGGTATGGTCGGCAAAGAGCCCTTCCCGCAGCCGCCCGGCGACGGACAGCGGGGCGATGTTTATCAGCACCGGTGCATTCTCGTCCGGCTGCGAGTAGCCCTGGCCGGGGTCGAAGGTGCTGGCGCGGGAGAACCACACCACTTCCCGGTTTTCCCGGGCGGCGATCAGACGCTCGCACAGCTCCAGGATGAGCATGAGACGGGATCTGGCCAGCTGCCGGCCGCCGTCGGCCGTGGTGTTGCTGTCCCCCTTGGAATCGGACAACGCAGCCCGGCAGGCCTCACGCAGCTGATCCACGCAGTCAAGCTGTTCATCGTTCAGGCCGTTGGGAAGCAAGCCGTTTGGTGCGCCGCCGAGGGCCAGCTCAAGGTTGGCAGCGGCGGCATTGAGGGCGTCAACAGTAATGGCTGTGTGTTTCCGTGCACCGGCAGCAGCGGCGTGGACCATCGCAACTGACAGCTGCCCCGATACGGCTCCGGTGACCCGATCCTGGAGTTCGTGCGCTTCGTCCACCACCACGACGTCGTATTCAGGCAGGACGGCGAGTCCCTCGAAGGCGCTGACGGCGAGCATGGCGTGATTGGTGACCACCACGTCCGCTTCGGCAGCGTCCTGCCGGGCGAGTTCGCTGAAGCACTCGGCAGCCATGGGGCATTTCTGGGCGCCCAGGCACTCCATGGACGTCACAGAGACCTGCCGCCAGGCGCGGTCTGTCACGCCCGGAAGCAATTCGTCCCGGTCCCCAGTGGTCGTCTTCTCCGCCCACTCGCGGAGCCGGACCACTTCCTTACCGAGCTGGGAGGATGGTCCGCCCACGGACGCCGCGAAGTGCGGCACGCTGGTATCCTCGCCCAGCGAAAAGAGCTGCCCTTCGGAGGGCTCCTCGGAGGGGAAACCGCCTTCGAGCTTGTGGCGGCAAACGTAATTGGAACGCCCCTTCACCAAGGCGACCTTGACCGGACGTTCCAGTGCCGGGG
Coding sequences within:
- a CDS encoding LysM peptidoglycan-binding domain-containing protein; translation: MSASSRHQVSPTSAPLRLTRRGRVVLIGVPLVLLAVLLLSLSGFFNSPAKASDSAADLAVTPTVTVTVQPGQSLWTIAGAVDPDRDARDVVADIVQLNNLSAGSVLPGQQLFVPTH
- the lexA gene encoding transcriptional repressor LexA; amino-acid sequence: MAAAAAGGRTAPQTKRTAKGLTPRQKKILETIQRSVNENGYPPSMREIGDTVGLASLSSVTHQLSQLEKLGYLRRDPKRPRAMEVLMPLTLDSGAGKAAGTSPAPQPAGGGASVTELPTALDTAMVPLVGRIAAGGPILAEQLVEDVMPLPRQLVGQGELFMLRVAGDSMVDAAICDGDWVVVRRQADAANGDIVAALLDDEATVKTLRQRDGHTWLLPQNTQYEPILGDHATIMGKVVSVLRSL
- a CDS encoding histidinol-phosphate transaminase, encoding MNDQLERLNRLPLRSNLRGLTPYGAPQLDVPILLNVNENTHGVPADVQAAISAAVTEAAAGLNRYPDREFTELRKALAEYLGHGLDETNVWAANGSNEVLQQILQAFGGPGRTALGFPPTYSMYPLLASGTDTQYITGERAEGYDLSAESAARQVKELQPNIVFLCSPNNPTGTGLGLDVVEAVYEAGEASQAIVIVDEAYHEFAHDGTPSALTLLPGRERLIVSRTMSKAFALAGARLGYMAAAPEVTDALRLVRLPYHLSAITQATALAALEHREALMADVQDIKAQRDRIVAELTRMGLTPAASDSNYVFFGGLENPHQVWQELLDAGVLIRDVGIPGHLRVTAGTEAETTAFLTSLERILAGQAALPA
- a CDS encoding ATP-dependent DNA helicase — its product is MGGQSLQTAGEQFVIELLDRAVAGMGGQSRAGQHEMALQVARAIETGNHLLVQAGTGTGKSLAYLVPLIAHALESNKPALVSTATLALQTQIVGRDLPRLLKNITPALERPVKVALVKGRSNYVCRHKLEGGFPSEEPSEGQLFSLGEDTSVPHFAASVGGPSSQLGKEVVRLREWAEKTTTGDRDELLPGVTDRAWRQVSVTSMECLGAQKCPMAAECFSELARQDAAEADVVVTNHAMLAVSAFEGLAVLPEYDVVVVDEAHELQDRVTGAVSGQLSVAMVHAAAAGARKHTAITVDALNAAAANLELALGGAPNGLLPNGLNDEQLDCVDQLREACRAALSDSKGDSNTTADGGRQLARSRLMLILELCERLIAARENREVVWFSRASTFDPGQGYSQPDENAPVLINIAPLSVAGRLREGLFADHTVVLTSATLAIGSAFEPAAGGLGLLGDGAPSWTGVDVGSPFDYPKQGILYVAGHLPKPGRGVSPEALEELEALIKASGGGALCLFSSRRAAEEAADALRPKLDMTVLCQGESTMTALVKQFADEPDTCLFGTMSLWQGVDVPGGSCRLVVIDRIPFPRPDDPLMTARSRAVAQAGGNGFMSVSATHAAIRLAQGAGRLIRSTGDKGVVAVLDSRLATERYAGFLRGALPPFWATTDRSKALAALTRLGADALR
- the hisB gene encoding imidazoleglycerol-phosphate dehydratase HisB, which gives rise to MSPTGSNAAAARTARMERATSESSVLVEINLDGTGVSDIDTSVPFYDHMLTALCKHSLIDMTVKATGDTHIDVHHTVEDVAITFGEVLRTALGNKAGIRRFGEATVPLDEALANAVVDVSGRPYLVHGGEPAGQEYHLIGGHFTGSLTRHVFEAITLHAGICLHMTVLAGRDPHHIVEAQFKAFARALRAAVEPDPRVEGIPSTKGAL
- the hisH gene encoding imidazole glycerol phosphate synthase subunit HisH, with protein sequence MSGQVLKDGAIIDPSASRKLPSPEGKPTVTVLDYGSGNVRSAVRALERAGAEVILSSKPEDVLNADGLVVPGVGAFETVMRELKAVDGIRLIGRRVAGGRPVLGICVGLQVLFEAGVEHGTEAEGIGEWPGKVEALPAEVVPHMGWNTVKVPEGSKLFAGVENERFYFVHSYGVQEWNFDVIQPRMAPPMVTWSEHGAPFIAAVENGPLCATQFHPEKSGDAGARLLRNWVEGLRKPANGETGSGAASADAGSGA
- the priA gene encoding bifunctional 1-(5-phosphoribosyl)-5-((5-phosphoribosylamino)methylideneamino)imidazole-4-carboxamide isomerase/phosphoribosylanthranilate isomerase PriA, which translates into the protein MTTAHDLPVLELLPAVDVVNGQAVRLVQGEAGSETSYGTPLEAALNWQQQGAEWVHLVDLDAAFGRGSNAELLREVVGRLDIKVELSGGLRDDETLEAALDLGVARVNLGTAALENPEWTARAIDRFGDKIAVGLDVRGTTLAGRGWTKEGGDLWDVLGRLEEAGCARYVVTDVTKDGTLQGPNVELLRQMVEKTGKPVVASGGISSLDDLKVLRSLVPLGVEGAIVGKALYSGAFTLPEALDVAGRR